One part of the Sorangiineae bacterium MSr11954 genome encodes these proteins:
- a CDS encoding sigma 54-interacting transcriptional regulator, with protein sequence MGQRTKDPSSEGPTDLVEAPPHVDGFRLLVLLPAAGGAGSGAGAGTNEGAGGAFEVALPETGTLLVGRGEECAVQIADASVSRRHAELTCAAGSFRIRDCESRNGIFVRGRRLDPAASVEIGPGEAIELGRITVLLQRRSAQASQRSPKVTLPPDDAGPQSAVLGGAYVVCDPAMVRLHELVKRIAVRDINVLLLGETGVGKEIVAEAVHRASRRADGPLVRVNCAQYNPQLLESELFGHEQGAFTGATKSKPGVFEAAQGGTLFLDEIGELPLSAQVKLLRVIEERRIRRVGGTESRELDIRLVTATHRDLKAESQSAQFRRDLYFRLSGVTIPIPPLRERITEIVPLAKLFASRFSAPDPAPELSDEARDALVRHPWPGNVRELRNVVEQAVALSDGIIHLEHLRLEAPGDPMPLSAPLPVHAPGVAGAGTPLRGQMQSLERQRIVDALERAHGNQSRAAESLGMPRRTLVDKLRRYNIPRPRSGGD encoded by the coding sequence ATGGGGCAGCGGACCAAAGATCCCTCGAGCGAGGGGCCGACGGACTTGGTGGAGGCGCCGCCCCACGTCGATGGCTTTCGCTTGCTGGTGCTCTTGCCGGCCGCAGGCGGCGCGGGTTCCGGCGCGGGCGCAGGCACGAACGAAGGAGCCGGCGGCGCCTTCGAGGTGGCCTTGCCCGAAACGGGCACCTTGCTCGTCGGCCGCGGTGAGGAGTGCGCGGTTCAAATCGCCGATGCGTCCGTATCGCGAAGGCACGCCGAGCTCACCTGCGCCGCCGGCTCGTTTCGGATCCGCGATTGCGAGAGCCGGAACGGTATTTTCGTGCGCGGCCGCCGCCTCGATCCCGCCGCGTCGGTGGAGATAGGTCCCGGCGAGGCCATCGAGCTCGGGCGGATCACCGTGCTCCTTCAGCGCCGCTCGGCGCAGGCGTCGCAGCGCTCGCCCAAGGTGACGCTCCCGCCGGATGACGCGGGCCCCCAAAGCGCCGTCCTCGGCGGGGCGTACGTGGTGTGCGATCCGGCCATGGTGCGCCTTCACGAGCTGGTGAAGCGCATCGCCGTACGCGACATCAACGTGCTGCTCCTCGGGGAGACCGGCGTCGGCAAAGAGATCGTCGCCGAGGCCGTTCATCGCGCCTCCCGCCGGGCGGACGGACCTTTGGTGCGGGTCAATTGCGCGCAGTACAATCCGCAGCTCCTCGAGAGCGAGCTCTTTGGGCACGAGCAAGGTGCCTTTACGGGGGCCACCAAGTCCAAGCCCGGCGTGTTCGAGGCCGCGCAAGGAGGGACGCTCTTCCTCGACGAGATCGGCGAGCTGCCATTGAGCGCCCAGGTCAAGCTCCTGCGGGTCATCGAGGAGAGGCGCATCCGCCGGGTGGGGGGCACCGAGAGCCGCGAGCTCGATATCCGCTTGGTGACCGCCACCCACCGCGATTTGAAGGCCGAAAGCCAGAGCGCACAGTTCCGCCGCGATCTGTATTTTCGTTTGAGCGGCGTGACCATTCCCATTCCACCTTTGCGCGAGCGAATCACCGAAATCGTGCCCTTGGCCAAGCTCTTTGCCAGCCGCTTTTCGGCCCCCGATCCCGCGCCGGAGCTCTCGGACGAGGCCCGCGATGCGCTCGTGCGCCACCCGTGGCCCGGCAATGTGCGCGAGCTCCGCAATGTGGTGGAGCAAGCGGTGGCCTTGTCCGACGGCATCATCCACCTCGAGCACCTCCGGCTCGAGGCCCCGGGCGATCCCATGCCCCTGTCCGCGCCGCTGCCCGTTCACGCGCCCGGCGTGGCCGGGGCCGGGACCCCGCTCCGCGGGCAGATGCAGTCCCTCGAGCGGCAGCGGATCGTCGATGCGCTCGAGCGCGCCCATGGCAATCAATCGCGTGCGGCCGAGTCGCTCGGGATGCCGCGGCGAACGTTGGTGGACAAGCTGCGAAGGTACAATATTCCGCGTCCGCGCAGCGGCGGGGATTGA
- a CDS encoding hotdog fold thioesterase, with translation MMNHHLAPDLMRVPRMTPSYTLDQPIRTLHDFADRAGAAPEYADEQLMEKIGVKIVEWDPNRIVAKMPVNGNRQPHGLLHGGANAVLAETLGTIAATLYAAPNRVVLGLELSCTHHRAAVDGWVTGVCKPLHTGRNTASYEIVVSDHDGNRICTARFTCVLSERIPDVSL, from the coding sequence ATGATGAATCATCATCTGGCACCGGATTTGATGCGGGTTCCGCGTATGACGCCAAGCTACACACTCGACCAACCGATTCGTACGCTTCACGATTTTGCGGACCGTGCGGGCGCGGCCCCGGAGTACGCCGATGAGCAGCTCATGGAAAAGATTGGGGTGAAGATCGTCGAATGGGATCCCAATCGGATCGTCGCCAAGATGCCCGTCAACGGGAATCGGCAGCCGCACGGGCTCCTTCATGGCGGCGCCAACGCGGTGCTCGCGGAGACGCTCGGCACCATCGCCGCCACCTTGTATGCCGCGCCGAATCGGGTGGTGCTCGGGCTGGAGCTCTCCTGCACGCACCACCGCGCGGCCGTCGACGGGTGGGTCACGGGCGTCTGCAAACCGCTGCACACGGGCCGCAACACGGCCAGCTACGAAATCGTGGTTTCGGACCACGACGGCAACCGAATCTGCACCGCGCGATTCACGTGTGTCCTGAGCGAGCGGATCCCCGACGTCAGCCTGTAA
- a CDS encoding protein kinase, with protein sequence MSRRDEQQRHRPHGGPELLESPALPSGPAAHTDTERVQPERAQLRSQVRAAERIFRGESTFSADDLVAFRYRIIRLIAKGGMGEVYEAEDLELGERIALKMVRRERAEKLHVFEQLKREIYVARKVTHPNVCRIFDVGFHLVARGWDGREKRTPFFTMELLQGETLAARLKRTGPLDPAEAIPYIHQMIGALGAAHAAGIVHRDFKSANVFLESYPAPVGTSAGQGIRSRVVVTDFGLAKLTVRSNSPEFLRSGTGRLQGTPAYMAPEQIEGGPVSPATDIYALGVVMYEMLTGKRPFPGDASLGAAILRIGQTPPRPRSLRPELDRALEAAVLRCLSRDPAGRFASVQELALALPGRERDRRRWRQLAGPVLAGTTIALLAVNGFLGQDVLRLHAPSEVKEQAPSPSDVPRRRSIAILGFTNLSKRPESNWVATALSEVLATELAAGAAGESLRVSPPGAVARMKTDLALDGPETAGIDALGRVRKYLGCDLVVTGSYVAATENGASWRVQARVQVASTGQVVASATESGRADQMSELFAGVGRQLRAHLGVDPVAMADEGRVRRSLPRKPEAARRYAEGLSELRNLNAVVARERFEQAIALEPDHALSHAQLAEAFRQLGYGRRAMEEAKKAYELSDHLPREETLLVEGRYRDAAFEWDKSVEVYRTLFEFFPNNVEYGLALARAQQNSGRPEDAFATIAKLRELANPNGADLGIDEAEAAMATSVSDFPRAEAAMARAAMVAEMRGAWYSAAGNKQTLADIFAAQGKSERAREARRDAIALYERAGDRVSRADAVFASAREREDDGDFDAALRIYREVRDEQRGSGDTRTQALAAFFEFRVLWKQGRLREARRAAEQYVSIARDTGAPDLAQRLVYVADALVKSGDLDGASAQVEMALEAARAVHNQEVAALVLDIRADILRERGDPAAAMQVRKSALELARRVGSRRAIRWLEFTTAALVFDMGTPEAAERAASEQIASAMRTNSSLLLARAQYLRANALFELGDRERAKEAVDRAKDVTAGDQRMDLTLRARILDARLRTALSPCDARAAIERLEAIAAQAQSLGYFTMELEARLAAGEIELQFGGTAEARARLLALERDAHAKGYAFLARRAANARKKGRIEGM encoded by the coding sequence ATGAGCAGGCGCGACGAACAACAGCGACATCGCCCCCACGGGGGTCCCGAGCTGCTCGAATCTCCGGCCCTACCCAGCGGGCCCGCCGCGCACACGGACACCGAACGCGTGCAGCCCGAACGCGCCCAGCTTCGCTCGCAGGTTCGCGCGGCCGAGCGCATTTTTCGCGGTGAGAGCACCTTCTCGGCCGACGATTTGGTGGCCTTTCGATACCGGATCATCCGCCTGATCGCCAAAGGGGGAATGGGCGAGGTCTACGAGGCCGAAGATCTCGAGCTGGGCGAGCGCATCGCCCTCAAGATGGTGCGCCGCGAGCGGGCCGAGAAGCTGCACGTGTTCGAGCAGTTGAAACGGGAAATTTACGTGGCCCGCAAGGTGACGCACCCCAACGTGTGCCGCATCTTCGACGTGGGCTTTCACCTGGTGGCGCGCGGGTGGGACGGGCGCGAGAAGCGAACGCCGTTCTTCACCATGGAGCTTTTGCAAGGCGAGACCTTGGCCGCCCGCTTGAAGCGCACGGGGCCGCTCGATCCCGCGGAGGCGATCCCGTACATCCACCAGATGATCGGCGCGCTCGGCGCCGCCCATGCCGCGGGGATCGTGCACCGCGATTTCAAGAGCGCGAACGTGTTCCTCGAGAGCTACCCGGCGCCCGTGGGAACGAGCGCGGGGCAGGGGATCCGCTCGCGCGTGGTGGTGACCGATTTCGGGCTGGCCAAGCTCACCGTGCGAAGCAACAGCCCCGAGTTTCTGCGAAGTGGAACGGGCCGCCTGCAGGGCACACCCGCGTACATGGCGCCGGAGCAGATCGAAGGAGGCCCCGTCTCGCCCGCCACCGACATCTATGCGCTGGGCGTGGTGATGTACGAGATGCTCACGGGCAAGCGCCCGTTCCCGGGCGACGCCTCGCTGGGCGCCGCGATCTTGCGCATCGGTCAAACCCCGCCCCGTCCGCGCTCCCTCCGTCCGGAGCTCGATCGCGCCTTGGAGGCGGCCGTCTTGCGCTGTCTCTCGCGCGATCCGGCGGGCCGGTTCGCGAGCGTGCAGGAGCTCGCGCTCGCCTTGCCGGGGCGCGAGCGCGATCGACGCAGGTGGCGGCAGCTCGCGGGGCCCGTGCTCGCCGGCACGACCATCGCGCTCTTGGCCGTGAATGGATTTCTCGGACAGGACGTGCTGCGCCTGCACGCGCCGTCCGAGGTGAAAGAGCAGGCCCCGAGCCCGAGCGACGTGCCGCGGCGGCGATCGATCGCCATCCTCGGCTTCACCAACTTGTCGAAGCGGCCGGAGTCGAACTGGGTCGCGACGGCGCTCTCCGAGGTGCTGGCCACGGAGCTCGCCGCGGGGGCGGCCGGCGAGAGCCTGCGCGTGAGCCCGCCTGGCGCCGTGGCGCGCATGAAGACGGATCTGGCGCTGGACGGCCCCGAGACGGCGGGCATCGATGCGCTCGGTCGCGTTCGCAAGTACCTGGGGTGCGATCTGGTGGTCACCGGCTCGTACGTGGCGGCCACCGAGAACGGGGCGAGCTGGCGCGTTCAAGCGCGCGTGCAGGTGGCGAGCACCGGGCAGGTGGTGGCCTCGGCGACGGAGAGCGGTCGCGCCGATCAAATGTCGGAGCTGTTCGCCGGCGTCGGGCGCCAGCTGCGCGCGCACCTCGGGGTGGACCCCGTGGCCATGGCCGACGAGGGGCGCGTGCGGCGCTCGCTCCCGCGCAAGCCGGAGGCCGCGCGCCGCTACGCCGAAGGGCTCTCCGAGCTGCGCAACCTGAACGCGGTGGTCGCGCGCGAGCGGTTCGAGCAGGCGATCGCCCTCGAGCCCGATCATGCGCTCTCGCACGCGCAGCTGGCCGAGGCCTTTCGGCAGCTGGGATATGGAAGGCGCGCGATGGAGGAGGCGAAGAAGGCGTACGAGCTCTCCGACCACCTCCCGCGCGAGGAGACGTTGCTGGTCGAGGGGCGCTACCGCGACGCGGCGTTCGAGTGGGACAAATCGGTGGAGGTTTACCGCACCCTGTTCGAGTTCTTCCCGAACAATGTCGAATACGGGCTGGCGCTGGCGCGCGCGCAGCAAAACTCCGGCAGGCCCGAAGATGCGTTTGCCACCATTGCCAAGTTGCGCGAGCTGGCCAATCCAAATGGCGCCGATCTGGGCATCGACGAAGCGGAGGCCGCGATGGCCACCAGCGTCTCCGATTTTCCGCGCGCGGAGGCCGCCATGGCGCGGGCGGCCATGGTGGCGGAGATGCGGGGCGCCTGGTACAGCGCCGCCGGGAACAAGCAAACCCTGGCCGACATCTTCGCCGCCCAGGGCAAGAGCGAGCGCGCCCGCGAGGCCCGTCGCGACGCCATCGCCCTCTACGAGCGCGCCGGCGATCGCGTGAGCCGCGCCGACGCCGTGTTCGCGTCCGCCCGCGAGCGCGAGGACGACGGCGACTTCGACGCGGCGCTCCGCATCTACCGCGAGGTGAGGGACGAGCAGCGCGGCTCGGGCGATACGCGCACCCAGGCGCTGGCCGCCTTCTTCGAGTTTCGCGTCCTCTGGAAGCAAGGCCGGCTCCGCGAGGCGCGCCGCGCGGCCGAGCAGTACGTCTCCATCGCGCGCGATACGGGGGCGCCCGATCTGGCCCAGCGGCTCGTGTACGTGGCCGACGCTCTGGTCAAATCGGGCGATCTCGACGGCGCGTCCGCGCAGGTGGAGATGGCGCTCGAGGCCGCGCGCGCGGTGCACAATCAGGAGGTGGCCGCGCTCGTCCTCGACATTCGCGCGGACATCCTGCGCGAGCGCGGCGATCCGGCGGCCGCGATGCAGGTGCGAAAAAGCGCGCTGGAGCTCGCGCGCCGGGTGGGCAGCCGCCGCGCCATCCGCTGGCTCGAGTTTACGACGGCGGCGCTCGTCTTCGATATGGGCACCCCGGAGGCCGCCGAGCGCGCAGCCTCGGAGCAGATCGCGAGCGCCATGCGCACGAACAGCAGCTTGCTGCTCGCCCGCGCGCAGTACCTGAGGGCCAACGCGCTGTTCGAGCTCGGGGATCGGGAGCGCGCCAAGGAGGCGGTCGACCGCGCCAAGGACGTGACCGCCGGCGACCAGCGCATGGATCTGACCTTGAGAGCGCGCATCCTCGACGCGCGTTTGCGCACCGCCCTATCACCCTGCGACGCGCGCGCCGCGATCGAGCGGCTGGAGGCGATCGCCGCCCAGGCCCAGAGCTTGGGGTACTTCACGATGGAGCTCGAGGCGCGGCTGGCGGCCGGGGAGATCGAATTGCAGTTCGGCGGTACGGCGGAAGCGCGCGCGCGGCTGCTGGCGCTCGAACGCGACGCGCATGCCAAGGGCTATGCGTTCCTGGCGCGGCGCGCGGCCAACGCTCGAAAGAAAGGCCGGATCGAGGGGATGTGA
- a CDS encoding protein kinase: MRECIEHDECPLDATADVSRADSASSFDSSGPKPSGSSSNSSNSSNSTFSTDELIAFRYRIIRLIAKGGMGEVYEAEDLELRESIALKVVRRERAEDGRAFEHLKREIFLARKVTHPNVCRIFDVGFHVKRRARRFRGLAPARIPFITMELLEGETLAERLRRTGPMEPDEALPYIRQMIDALSAAHAVGIVHRDFKSANVFLEEGPARLDDPSVCRARAGVRAVVTDFGLAKRAPDPDSAFQPTGTDRLMGTPGYMAPEQIQGHPISPATDIYALGVVMYEMLAGARPFAKDASLGAALARIERPPPRLRDVRPLLDPYIEGIVARCMARAPSDRFPSALALHAALFGHRRETLGGRAPGPRQRRVLAFSAVALVAGSTVFAHHLTSAPSPLLSAARVAAASKSNAADVRAALLPRTAKVDPPETLGEPAIPAKRRGSTWLVTALTELRARLGLESSSSRDEARALPLEEGKKAYELSKELPLSREERLLSEGLYREVLGEWDRATEVYRTLFEFFPSRVEYGLALARAQMNAGERDEVFATMAKLREAPNLSGANLDMDEVEAELALDAGDYPRAEMMASRAASLAEARGAWQRAAEDRRTEWRALLEQGKSEPARDRWRDAIVLFERAGDRASRAAARCLMAKDRLDQGDFDTAVRLIEETERDYHELGDKRSEAQTAMYRAQARWREGRFRDAAVLLEHWTDLVRAMGGPGHRETREMRQARERGSIAMAGALIRSGDRAGAHARLSAVMDAGRTLDPDLAAEAMGERAALLRAQGDGEGAARWVNTALDSVRRAAAPAASWASSAASASASSVLFGLRLRAAELLLDQGQAAEAERAVSDLLAASPHLPEGGSARAHVLRARALVDSGDTVRARAALERSYDVPGAHVEADTVLAQRIVSARLLAAETPRAVDRALQALDGVTATARGLSFVTMELDARLVAGELALAAGRTADGAARLRELARDARGLGYELWAKRAAASAGISRAGSRSAPASGALARGTSRGPRPRG; this comes from the coding sequence ATGAGGGAGTGCATCGAGCACGACGAATGTCCGTTGGATGCGACCGCCGATGTGTCGCGCGCCGATTCCGCCTCGTCGTTCGATTCGAGCGGTCCGAAGCCTTCGGGCAGCTCGAGCAACTCGTCCAATTCGAGCAACTCGACGTTTTCGACCGACGAGCTCATCGCGTTCCGATATCGCATTATCCGGCTCATCGCCAAAGGCGGAATGGGGGAGGTCTACGAGGCCGAAGATCTGGAGCTGCGCGAGAGCATCGCCCTCAAGGTGGTACGCCGCGAGCGCGCGGAGGACGGGCGCGCGTTCGAGCACCTGAAGCGGGAAATCTTCCTTGCGCGCAAGGTGACCCACCCCAACGTCTGCCGCATCTTCGACGTGGGGTTCCACGTGAAGCGGCGCGCCCGTCGCTTTCGTGGGCTGGCCCCGGCGCGGATCCCCTTCATCACCATGGAGCTGCTCGAGGGCGAGACCCTGGCCGAACGACTGCGGCGCACGGGGCCGATGGAGCCCGACGAAGCGCTCCCCTACATCCGCCAGATGATCGACGCGCTCAGCGCGGCGCACGCGGTGGGGATCGTGCACCGCGATTTCAAGAGCGCCAACGTGTTCCTCGAGGAGGGGCCCGCGCGGCTCGACGATCCGAGCGTGTGCCGCGCGCGCGCCGGTGTGCGCGCGGTGGTGACCGACTTCGGCCTGGCCAAGCGCGCCCCCGATCCGGACAGCGCCTTTCAGCCGACGGGCACCGATCGCCTGATGGGCACCCCGGGCTACATGGCCCCGGAGCAAATCCAGGGGCACCCCATCTCGCCGGCCACGGACATCTACGCGCTGGGCGTGGTGATGTACGAAATGCTGGCCGGCGCGCGCCCCTTCGCCAAGGATGCCTCGCTCGGCGCCGCCCTGGCGCGCATCGAGCGGCCGCCGCCCCGCCTCCGCGACGTGCGGCCGCTCCTCGACCCGTATATCGAAGGGATCGTGGCGCGCTGCATGGCGCGCGCGCCCTCGGATCGCTTCCCGAGCGCGCTGGCGCTGCACGCGGCCCTCTTCGGCCACCGGCGCGAGACGCTCGGCGGCCGCGCGCCGGGCCCGCGGCAAAGGCGGGTGCTCGCGTTCTCGGCCGTGGCCTTGGTGGCCGGGAGCACGGTGTTCGCGCACCATCTCACGAGCGCGCCCTCTCCGCTTCTTTCGGCCGCCCGGGTGGCGGCCGCATCGAAGTCGAACGCGGCCGACGTCCGCGCCGCGCTTTTGCCGCGCACGGCCAAGGTGGATCCGCCCGAGACCCTGGGGGAGCCTGCGATCCCCGCGAAGCGGCGCGGATCCACGTGGCTCGTGACGGCGCTCACGGAGCTGCGCGCGCGCTTGGGGCTCGAGTCGTCCTCCAGCCGCGACGAAGCGCGCGCGCTCCCGCTCGAAGAGGGAAAAAAGGCCTACGAGCTCTCCAAGGAGCTGCCGCTCTCGCGCGAGGAGAGGCTCCTCTCCGAAGGGTTGTACCGCGAAGTGTTGGGCGAGTGGGATCGGGCGACCGAGGTGTACCGCACCTTGTTCGAGTTCTTTCCCAGCCGGGTCGAGTACGGCCTCGCGCTGGCGCGCGCGCAGATGAACGCGGGCGAACGCGACGAGGTGTTCGCCACCATGGCCAAGCTGCGCGAGGCGCCGAACCTCTCCGGCGCCAACTTGGACATGGACGAGGTGGAGGCGGAGCTCGCGCTCGACGCGGGCGACTATCCCAGGGCGGAGATGATGGCCTCCCGAGCGGCCTCGCTCGCCGAGGCACGCGGGGCATGGCAGCGCGCCGCCGAGGACAGGCGCACCGAGTGGAGGGCGCTGCTCGAGCAAGGCAAGAGCGAGCCCGCGCGCGATCGATGGCGCGATGCCATCGTGCTCTTCGAACGCGCCGGCGACCGAGCCAGCCGCGCCGCTGCGCGATGTCTGATGGCCAAGGATCGGCTCGACCAGGGCGACTTCGACACGGCGGTGCGCCTCATCGAGGAGACGGAGCGCGATTACCACGAGCTCGGCGACAAGCGCTCCGAGGCGCAAACGGCCATGTACCGCGCCCAGGCGCGCTGGCGCGAAGGGCGCTTTCGCGACGCCGCCGTCCTGCTCGAGCACTGGACGGATCTCGTGCGCGCCATGGGCGGCCCCGGCCACCGGGAGACGCGCGAGATGCGCCAGGCCCGCGAGCGAGGCTCCATCGCCATGGCCGGCGCGCTGATTCGCTCCGGCGATCGGGCCGGCGCCCACGCGCGGCTCTCGGCCGTGATGGACGCGGGTCGCACCTTGGATCCGGACCTGGCCGCCGAGGCCATGGGCGAGCGCGCCGCCTTGCTCCGCGCCCAAGGCGATGGCGAGGGCGCGGCGCGATGGGTGAACACCGCGCTGGACTCCGTCCGAAGGGCGGCGGCTCCCGCTGCGTCGTGGGCCTCCTCGGCCGCGTCCGCGTCGGCCTCCTCGGTGCTCTTTGGTTTGCGCCTGCGGGCGGCCGAGCTCTTGCTCGACCAGGGCCAGGCGGCCGAGGCCGAGCGCGCGGTATCGGATCTGCTCGCCGCGTCTCCGCATCTGCCGGAGGGAGGCTCCGCGCGCGCCCATGTCCTGCGGGCGCGCGCGCTGGTGGACTCGGGCGACACCGTGCGCGCCCGCGCGGCGCTGGAGCGCTCGTACGACGTCCCGGGCGCCCATGTCGAGGCCGATACCGTGCTCGCCCAGCGGATCGTGTCCGCGCGCTTGCTCGCGGCCGAAACGCCGCGCGCGGTGGATCGCGCGCTCCAGGCGCTCGATGGCGTCACGGCGACGGCGCGCGGCCTGAGCTTCGTGACGATGGAGCTCGACGCGCGCCTCGTCGCCGGGGAGCTCGCGCTGGCCGCGGGGCGCACGGCCGATGGCGCCGCGCGGCTCCGCGAGCTCGCGCGCGACGCCCGCGGCCTGGGCTACGAGCTGTGGGCCAAGCGCGCCGCCGCTAGCGCCGGAATTTCTCGGGCTGGATCCCGTAGCGCTCCAGCAAGCGGTGCACTTGCGCGCGGGACGTCGCGAGGGCCTCGGCCACGCGGCTGA